From Alienimonas californiensis, a single genomic window includes:
- a CDS encoding autotransporter outer membrane beta-barrel domain-containing protein: MRRSLALPSVKSRLGGLRRGRIRPRALLWRRRALPWLSAAAFALAAPAAEAGLLSIDLNLFGSGSPFLVAGTDDQTGNDVHVGLGGFLEVQLGGELITDAFLNDSFVDVQVGGLLSTNVGTDFTAQDGVVSVDGTLAVGDELLVVGGDVLTNAGGSITAAALDQTGGLVQVDGSLSLAGAAFVSDLDAAATLDVNSGGSLVATSLNLSAAGGNGLSVTLDGLVTLNGGGNAADDDVYVIEDGAEVEVGGTVVVTGETAVLGAGSLLTILENGSFTTDRLTIEGGAVVVNAGVGGAADGLLTVHDAAVIGDGAGAGGSLTVFGSASAGSLTLHSDGALSVHGDLTTGALSTAGALFLDAGGVLTAGAVTQSGGLLTLNGTALFDSLALTGGAATVAGDVIVAGAASVDGAGSTLTLAAGTFDADSLSVTAGGVVNVDAAATIAGVTTLDGGTLALRAPGAVFTTDSLIGLNGSVLSIADGAILNARTFSLDGSSTQTVDEGGTLNVQALTFVDGSTLDVSNGGTVRSGDHVHVVAGSHARVNGRLEGRSFLLEGRLSGNGTVVVTGSGPNDYFAACGVIAPGNSPGILTIDGNFVGEAHNAFEMEIAATPPGLAPVAGVHFDRLAVTGAATLDGGRFELSRDVLPGQTPLPLPVAVRYDLLTAAGGLTVLDQPLLVDDFADARFVSFVTPTSYGVISARDGSYAHLFGSTANQAAVGAGLDAVRSAPGLRALRDSLDTLPAEAAAAHALNALSGEAYGSHLSGLNRSSLQFLDRATARDATFSLLCGTCTTGRGGNSGLQGWWDTAGTVGRAEGDGNAAEAEVQSAGTAVGLSQIFGGPNGYLSVGGFYGYESVVTEVDAVRSRAETDAHRFGGEVRGGLGRMYGRLTGFGGVTQTDARRDVLIENPLLPFADRTDASFDGLLAGADAETGLLIGGANAFLAPALGLRYVRTTQEDFVERGGAAALSIDDASLGELRPRVGARAGVRTGDELFAVAGTLEAFYSRDVTAGSTGEATAAFAAAPGVPVAVRGTDFGRDRLTLGPGLTFAVDSLSVGAFYRASLSPESTFHAGEVRVEYVF, from the coding sequence ATGCGTAGATCCCTCGCACTCCCGTCCGTCAAATCCCGTCTTGGCGGGCTCCGTCGCGGTCGCATCCGGCCGCGAGCGCTGCTCTGGCGGCGGCGGGCGCTGCCCTGGCTGTCGGCCGCCGCCTTCGCCCTCGCGGCCCCGGCCGCGGAGGCCGGGCTCCTCTCGATCGACCTGAACCTGTTCGGCTCCGGCAGTCCGTTCCTGGTCGCGGGGACGGACGATCAGACCGGCAACGACGTGCACGTCGGCCTCGGCGGGTTCCTGGAGGTTCAGTTGGGCGGCGAACTGATCACCGACGCCTTCCTGAACGACAGCTTCGTCGACGTGCAGGTCGGCGGCCTGCTGTCGACCAATGTCGGGACGGATTTCACCGCTCAGGACGGGGTCGTCTCGGTCGACGGCACGCTGGCGGTGGGGGACGAGTTGCTCGTCGTCGGCGGCGACGTGCTGACGAACGCCGGCGGGTCGATCACCGCCGCCGCCCTCGACCAGACCGGCGGGCTGGTGCAGGTGGACGGCTCCCTGTCGCTCGCCGGCGCCGCGTTCGTCTCCGACCTCGACGCCGCCGCCACGCTCGACGTCAACAGCGGCGGCTCGCTCGTCGCGACGAGCCTGAACCTCTCCGCCGCCGGGGGGAACGGCCTATCGGTCACGCTGGACGGCTTGGTCACGCTCAACGGCGGGGGGAACGCGGCGGACGACGACGTCTACGTCATCGAGGACGGCGCCGAAGTGGAGGTCGGCGGGACCGTCGTCGTCACCGGCGAAACCGCCGTCCTCGGCGCCGGCTCCCTGCTGACGATCCTGGAGAACGGCTCCTTCACCACCGACCGGCTCACCATCGAGGGCGGCGCCGTCGTGGTGAACGCCGGCGTCGGCGGCGCCGCGGACGGCCTGCTGACGGTCCACGACGCCGCCGTGATCGGCGACGGGGCGGGCGCCGGCGGGTCGCTGACGGTCTTCGGCAGCGCCTCCGCCGGGAGCCTCACGCTGCACAGCGACGGCGCCCTCTCCGTCCACGGCGATCTCACGACCGGCGCCCTCTCCACCGCCGGCGCCCTCTTCCTCGACGCCGGCGGCGTCCTCACCGCCGGCGCCGTGACGCAGTCCGGCGGGCTGCTCACGCTGAACGGGACCGCCCTGTTCGACAGCCTGGCCCTGACCGGCGGCGCCGCGACCGTCGCCGGGGACGTGATCGTCGCCGGCGCCGCCTCCGTCGACGGGGCCGGCAGCACGCTGACGCTCGCCGCCGGCACGTTCGACGCCGACAGCCTCTCCGTGACCGCCGGCGGCGTCGTGAACGTCGACGCCGCCGCGACGATCGCCGGCGTCACCACGCTCGACGGCGGCACGCTGGCGCTGCGGGCCCCCGGAGCGGTGTTTACCACCGACTCGCTGATCGGCCTGAACGGCTCGGTCCTCAGCATCGCCGACGGGGCGATCCTCAACGCCCGGACCTTCAGCCTGGACGGCTCCAGCACGCAAACCGTGGACGAGGGCGGCACGCTCAACGTCCAGGCGCTGACCTTCGTCGACGGCTCCACGCTCGATGTGTCGAACGGCGGCACGGTCCGCAGCGGCGACCACGTGCACGTCGTGGCCGGCTCCCACGCCAGGGTGAACGGCCGCCTGGAGGGGCGTTCGTTCCTGCTGGAGGGCCGACTGAGCGGGAACGGCACGGTCGTCGTCACCGGCTCCGGGCCCAACGACTACTTCGCCGCCTGCGGCGTGATCGCCCCGGGAAACAGCCCGGGGATTCTCACGATCGACGGCAACTTCGTCGGCGAGGCGCACAACGCCTTCGAGATGGAGATCGCCGCCACGCCGCCGGGCCTGGCGCCGGTGGCCGGCGTGCACTTCGACCGCCTCGCCGTGACCGGCGCCGCGACGCTCGACGGGGGGCGGTTCGAACTCAGCCGCGACGTCCTGCCCGGGCAGACCCCGTTGCCGCTGCCGGTCGCGGTGCGGTACGACCTGCTGACCGCCGCCGGCGGGCTGACGGTTTTGGATCAGCCGCTGCTCGTCGACGACTTCGCCGACGCCCGGTTCGTTTCGTTCGTCACGCCGACGAGTTACGGCGTGATCTCCGCCCGGGACGGGTCCTACGCACACCTGTTCGGCTCGACCGCGAACCAGGCCGCGGTGGGCGCCGGGCTGGACGCCGTTCGCTCCGCCCCCGGCCTGCGGGCGCTGCGGGATTCGCTCGACACCCTGCCCGCGGAGGCGGCCGCCGCGCACGCCCTGAACGCCCTGTCGGGTGAGGCGTACGGCTCCCACCTCAGCGGCCTGAACCGCAGTTCCCTCCAATTTCTGGATCGGGCGACCGCCCGCGACGCCACGTTCTCCCTGCTGTGCGGCACGTGCACGACCGGCCGGGGCGGGAACAGCGGCCTGCAGGGCTGGTGGGACACCGCCGGAACCGTCGGCCGGGCCGAGGGCGACGGGAACGCCGCCGAAGCGGAAGTCCAATCGGCCGGGACCGCGGTCGGTCTTTCGCAGATCTTTGGCGGACCGAACGGTTACCTCAGCGTCGGCGGGTTCTACGGGTATGAGTCGGTAGTGACGGAGGTCGACGCCGTTCGATCCCGGGCGGAGACGGACGCCCACCGCTTCGGCGGCGAAGTGCGGGGGGGCCTCGGCCGGATGTACGGCCGGCTGACCGGCTTCGGCGGCGTCACGCAGACGGACGCCCGCCGCGACGTGCTGATCGAAAACCCGCTGCTCCCCTTCGCCGACCGCACCGACGCCTCGTTCGACGGCCTGCTCGCCGGCGCCGACGCCGAGACCGGCCTGCTGATCGGCGGGGCGAACGCCTTCCTCGCCCCGGCGCTGGGGCTGCGGTACGTCCGGACCACTCAGGAGGACTTCGTGGAACGCGGCGGGGCGGCGGCCCTGTCGATCGACGACGCCTCGCTGGGCGAACTGCGGCCCCGCGTGGGCGCCCGGGCCGGCGTGCGCACCGGGGACGAGCTGTTCGCCGTCGCCGGCACGCTGGAGGCGTTCTACAGCCGCGACGTGACCGCCGGCTCCACCGGAGAGGCGACCGCCGCCTTCGCCGCGGCGCCCGGCGTCCCCGTCGCCGTCCGCGGCACGGACTTCGGCCGCGACCGCCTGACGCTCGGCCCGGGGCTGACCTTCGCCGTCGATTCGCTGTCCGTCGGCGCCTTCTACCGGGCGAGCCTCAGCCCGGAATCGACCTTCCACGCCGGCGAGGTGCGGGTGGAGTACGTGTTCTGA
- a CDS encoding zinc finger Ran-binding domain-containing protein, whose product MPRPLCPVCGYANPPGAAVCEACGEPRPISERLAAGDAPDELFEDDPDFDPAEDEGDATGGVIPYKNPPALIAYYLGLFSGFPLIGLPLGIAAFVLGIMGLKRRRENPKVKGSAHAWIGIGCGGFFALLWGAVVVMIVVSLAVG is encoded by the coding sequence GTGCCCCGCCCGCTCTGCCCCGTCTGCGGCTACGCCAACCCCCCGGGGGCCGCGGTGTGCGAAGCCTGCGGCGAGCCGCGGCCGATCTCGGAGCGCCTCGCCGCCGGCGACGCCCCCGACGAGCTGTTCGAGGACGACCCCGACTTCGACCCCGCCGAGGACGAGGGCGACGCCACCGGCGGCGTGATCCCCTACAAAAACCCGCCGGCACTGATCGCCTACTACCTCGGGCTGTTCAGCGGGTTCCCGCTGATCGGGCTGCCGCTGGGGATCGCGGCGTTCGTGCTGGGGATCATGGGGTTGAAGCGGCGGCGGGAGAACCCGAAGGTCAAAGGCTCCGCCCACGCCTGGATCGGCATCGGCTGCGGCGGATTCTTCGCCCTGCTGTGGGGCGCGGTCGTGGTGATGATCGTCGTCAGCCTTGCCGTGGGCTGA
- a CDS encoding inverse autotransporter beta domain-containing protein has product MSDALAQELNRAARQLTGAIGRKARAAGALAALAAPIGGVTPEALAQTGYGPPPAPAPGVVQFQPGPNPGYADPRQPFTEPNGQNPLFATPNVPFNVRGRVESNIGDGRGYEDGYTRGSAFFPWVTLDGNSLFFLDAGGFGSYDRGAGLNVGFGARRYLAGLNRIVGANAWFDLDSNFDNDVADSLDTDVSFTRFGLGLESIGELVTVRGNAYIPLNDSEVLFNSLSAPAFVGKNIALTETTVERLSYGGVEGEIGGPLPVLGTYGASGFVGAYVLAHDDANNVVGVSSRLDLRASEAVNVGAQLTSDDVFGTNVWLNFTLATPQGSWYDFMRTGWFQQPEVYNRMDDAVVRQHRAMTKDQLTRLQENLQNADGTDIMVCHIDPTAAGGDGSVENPYGSFSPLLSGNNCLDDNCDIVRVIASPGATTLVTDGPINLAANQQLLSSAERQFISAQFRGASARYELPGFTGGTRPTLQNGMTTPSYVIGLNDNNVVSGFTISGLGGNGLPIHDGIISVGDCEDLPADFNTLASHEAITSFNINRNTFLSVRDGVDIEHVGNGRGVFTGNTLTGNGVAGLGPGAPGFNISGAGFDVEAQGGSLTLIATENTITNFFGEDVNRDGVVGVGEDFAFPLTPTEGAGEVNEGFGIRVAALNGSTVNSLLADNTVTNNETGVSIEADGSTQVATLRGNTVSDNGGRTAGVQMLADSGANLTATLSDNTVQNNGLAPTAANLLRNNSFTPDLGSQILAQVDGDLTGTGGSTLSLNLQDNTISSTTAGSDMVLVEADGTVGTSSTVNFLAQGNDLTGRAPQLANVTGGVATSPYPERIGGMILDVQNATLNAQIGGLADGDGNTVTQAAGAGIAVLAAGGPATNVNLRIESNVVSDTAFDEVNIPITSVGGGGPTVPGQTGNSVLAADFDNVFVAQNNTNQLTPYQGDGIYVRVGGQANMNGAVINRNVVTGATPAGALGLGNLPGDGIQVTAAGSAVVTNLLIGDPGPPGGNGNVVTGNASGILVRRQDSATMDGTRIIDNVALGNAVAGLTLQGLGDATDEFDVTVANNNLSSNNRLITGVGFDDRAGLRVESGSNNVTRLNVVNNQIRSNGSDGILLTNSAIDGTLLRNPLTDVGTIVGSIANNDVANNASYGLHSVAVTGTLGLGGFDRAEALAANELFVEQNAIVGSGLAGVLLQGAGTMRFEDNLIAGNGSALPAGSGAGIDIEGNYFGLNFNRDIVQGNFGDGVEMVFNDPIFSYVRFTDLKVLDNADRGYDILNQGNAYSLVDISGTTTPSLADPTAGSVISGNGGEATYIVNTASTTQTQTGPTPEPSGLSVAALQDGNEDHGLERDGAFQGTAPRLKLLYENNLVTNNGQAGTFDSNGLVIRVGTSDGGGGTGDTGGFASNVYTATAGTPPGTSGDVFFDNFDLGRGGVAAIVQSNTFAANAGTQVLFEGFTSTVDPPNTTFGTGGEPTGPITSYESDPKSRLDLVFNDNVLTSNSGIVLDGADTVGAWYDNADPAKSRPFDNDNNGATPFTPGQFPNNVDRTRRRNAQRQDIPPGAVATNGVDNSAFAYPLVGFGESTFRVNSADPGLVSPVTGELLVPGLNGSGTNTINGGAVTNDFAFGLISNSIRVGTVPGEDGVQGGSSDFVWNLE; this is encoded by the coding sequence TTGTCCGACGCCCTGGCTCAGGAATTGAATCGGGCGGCCCGGCAACTCACCGGCGCGATCGGCCGCAAGGCTCGCGCCGCCGGGGCGTTGGCGGCGCTCGCGGCGCCGATCGGCGGCGTCACGCCGGAGGCCCTCGCCCAGACCGGCTACGGCCCCCCGCCGGCGCCGGCGCCGGGCGTGGTGCAGTTCCAGCCCGGCCCCAATCCGGGCTACGCCGATCCGCGGCAGCCGTTCACTGAACCGAACGGGCAGAACCCCCTCTTCGCGACCCCCAACGTCCCGTTCAACGTGCGGGGCCGGGTGGAAAGCAACATCGGCGACGGCCGCGGTTACGAGGACGGCTACACCCGGGGCAGCGCCTTCTTCCCCTGGGTGACGCTCGACGGCAACAGCCTGTTCTTCCTCGACGCGGGCGGTTTCGGCTCCTACGACCGCGGGGCCGGCCTGAACGTCGGCTTCGGCGCCCGGCGCTATCTCGCCGGGTTGAACCGGATCGTGGGCGCCAACGCCTGGTTCGACCTCGACAGCAACTTCGACAACGACGTCGCCGACAGTCTCGACACGGACGTGTCCTTCACCCGGTTCGGCCTGGGTCTGGAGTCGATCGGCGAGCTGGTCACCGTGCGGGGGAACGCCTACATCCCGCTGAACGATTCGGAAGTCCTCTTCAACAGCCTGTCCGCCCCCGCGTTCGTCGGGAAGAACATCGCGCTGACGGAGACGACCGTCGAGCGGTTGTCCTACGGCGGCGTGGAAGGCGAAATCGGCGGTCCGCTGCCGGTCCTCGGGACGTACGGGGCCAGTGGGTTCGTGGGGGCGTACGTGCTGGCCCATGACGACGCGAACAACGTGGTCGGCGTCTCCAGCCGGTTGGACCTGCGGGCGTCGGAGGCCGTCAACGTCGGCGCCCAGCTGACCAGCGACGACGTGTTCGGCACCAACGTCTGGCTCAACTTCACCCTCGCGACGCCGCAGGGCAGCTGGTACGACTTCATGCGGACCGGCTGGTTCCAGCAGCCGGAGGTGTACAACCGGATGGACGACGCCGTCGTTCGCCAGCACCGCGCGATGACGAAGGATCAGCTGACCAGGTTGCAGGAGAACCTGCAGAACGCGGACGGCACCGACATCATGGTCTGCCACATCGACCCGACCGCCGCCGGCGGCGACGGCAGCGTGGAGAACCCCTACGGCAGCTTCTCCCCGCTGCTGTCCGGCAACAACTGCCTGGACGACAACTGCGACATCGTCCGCGTGATCGCCTCCCCCGGCGCCACCACGCTGGTGACCGACGGGCCGATCAACCTCGCCGCGAACCAGCAGCTGCTGAGCTCCGCGGAGCGGCAGTTCATCAGCGCCCAGTTCCGCGGCGCGTCCGCCCGCTACGAACTGCCCGGCTTCACCGGCGGGACCCGGCCGACGCTGCAGAACGGGATGACGACCCCCAGCTACGTCATCGGCCTGAACGACAACAACGTCGTCAGCGGGTTCACCATCAGCGGACTCGGCGGGAACGGCCTGCCCATCCACGACGGCATCATCTCCGTTGGCGACTGCGAAGACCTGCCGGCCGACTTCAACACGCTCGCCAGTCACGAGGCGATCACCTCCTTTAACATTAACCGGAACACCTTCCTGTCGGTCCGGGACGGCGTCGACATCGAACACGTCGGCAACGGCCGTGGCGTGTTCACCGGCAACACGCTCACCGGCAACGGCGTCGCCGGCCTGGGCCCCGGCGCCCCCGGGTTCAACATCAGCGGCGCCGGCTTCGACGTCGAAGCCCAGGGCGGCAGCCTGACCCTGATCGCCACCGAAAACACGATCACCAACTTCTTCGGCGAGGACGTGAACCGCGACGGCGTCGTGGGCGTCGGCGAAGACTTCGCCTTCCCGCTCACGCCCACCGAGGGCGCCGGCGAGGTGAACGAGGGCTTCGGCATCCGCGTCGCCGCCCTCAACGGGTCGACCGTAAACTCCTTGCTGGCGGACAACACGGTCACGAACAACGAGACCGGCGTCTCGATCGAGGCCGACGGTTCGACCCAGGTCGCCACTCTCCGGGGCAACACCGTCTCGGATAACGGCGGCCGCACCGCCGGCGTCCAGATGCTCGCCGACAGCGGGGCGAACCTGACCGCCACGCTGAGCGACAACACCGTCCAGAACAACGGCCTGGCGCCGACCGCCGCCAACCTGCTCCGCAACAACAGCTTCACTCCGGACCTCGGCTCCCAAATCCTCGCCCAGGTGGACGGCGACCTGACCGGCACCGGCGGCAGCACGCTGAGCCTGAACCTGCAGGACAACACGATCTCCAGCACGACCGCCGGCTCCGACATGGTGCTGGTGGAAGCCGACGGCACCGTCGGCACGTCGAGCACGGTCAACTTCCTGGCCCAGGGCAACGACCTGACCGGCCGCGCGCCGCAACTCGCCAACGTCACGGGCGGGGTCGCGACGTCCCCCTATCCGGAGCGGATCGGCGGGATGATCCTGGACGTGCAGAACGCCACCCTGAACGCCCAAATCGGCGGTCTGGCCGACGGCGACGGGAACACCGTCACGCAGGCGGCCGGCGCCGGCATCGCCGTGCTGGCGGCCGGCGGACCGGCGACCAACGTGAACCTGCGGATCGAGAGCAACGTCGTCTCCGACACGGCGTTCGACGAAGTTAATATTCCCATCACCAGCGTCGGCGGCGGCGGCCCGACCGTGCCCGGCCAGACCGGCAACTCCGTCCTGGCCGCCGACTTCGACAACGTGTTCGTCGCCCAGAACAACACGAACCAGCTGACGCCCTACCAGGGCGACGGGATTTACGTCCGCGTCGGCGGACAGGCCAACATGAACGGGGCCGTCATCAATCGGAACGTCGTCACGGGCGCCACGCCGGCCGGGGCTTTGGGCCTCGGCAACCTGCCGGGCGACGGCATCCAAGTCACCGCCGCGGGCAGCGCCGTCGTCACCAACCTGTTGATCGGCGACCCCGGGCCCCCGGGCGGCAACGGCAACGTCGTCACCGGGAACGCCAGCGGCATCCTGGTTCGCCGGCAGGACTCCGCGACGATGGACGGCACCCGGATCATCGACAACGTCGCCCTGGGCAACGCCGTCGCCGGCCTGACGTTGCAGGGTCTCGGCGACGCGACGGACGAGTTCGACGTCACCGTCGCCAACAACAACCTCTCCAGCAACAACCGCCTGATCACCGGCGTCGGCTTTGACGACCGGGCCGGCCTGCGGGTCGAAAGCGGCTCCAACAACGTCACCCGTCTGAACGTGGTGAACAACCAGATCCGCAGCAACGGCTCGGACGGCATCCTGCTGACCAACAGCGCCATCGACGGCACGCTGCTGCGGAACCCGCTGACGGACGTCGGCACGATCGTCGGCTCGATCGCCAACAACGACGTCGCCAACAACGCCTCCTACGGCCTGCACAGCGTCGCCGTCACCGGCACGCTCGGGCTGGGCGGCTTCGATCGGGCCGAAGCCCTCGCCGCCAACGAACTGTTCGTCGAGCAGAACGCCATCGTCGGCAGCGGCCTCGCCGGCGTGCTGCTGCAGGGCGCCGGGACGATGCGGTTCGAGGACAACCTGATCGCCGGCAACGGCTCCGCCCTCCCCGCCGGCAGCGGCGCCGGTATCGATATCGAGGGCAACTACTTCGGCCTCAACTTCAACCGGGACATCGTTCAGGGCAACTTCGGCGACGGCGTGGAGATGGTGTTCAACGATCCCATCTTCAGCTACGTCCGCTTCACCGACCTGAAGGTGCTGGACAACGCGGACCGCGGCTACGACATCCTCAACCAGGGGAATGCCTACAGCCTCGTGGACATTTCCGGGACCACCACCCCGTCCCTGGCGGACCCGACCGCCGGCTCCGTCATCAGCGGCAACGGCGGCGAGGCGACCTACATCGTCAACACCGCCAGCACGACGCAGACCCAGACCGGGCCTACGCCTGAGCCCAGCGGCCTGAGCGTCGCCGCCCTGCAGGACGGAAACGAAGACCACGGCCTCGAACGGGACGGGGCGTTCCAAGGCACCGCCCCCCGGCTGAAGTTGCTGTACGAGAACAACCTCGTCACCAACAACGGGCAGGCGGGCACGTTCGACTCGAACGGCCTGGTCATCCGGGTCGGCACCAGCGACGGCGGCGGCGGAACCGGCGACACCGGCGGCTTCGCCTCCAACGTCTACACCGCGACCGCGGGCACCCCGCCCGGCACCTCCGGCGACGTCTTCTTCGACAACTTCGACCTGGGCCGCGGCGGCGTGGCGGCCATCGTCCAGAGCAACACCTTCGCGGCGAACGCCGGGACCCAGGTGCTCTTCGAAGGCTTCACCAGCACCGTCGATCCGCCGAACACCACGTTCGGCACCGGCGGCGAGCCGACCGGTCCCATCACCAGCTACGAGAGCGATCCGAAGTCCCGCCTGGACCTGGTGTTCAACGACAACGTGTTGACAAGCAACTCCGGCATCGTCCTCGACGGCGCCGATACGGTCGGCGCCTGGTACGACAACGCCGACCCGGCCAAGTCCCGTCCGTTCGACAACGACAACAACGGGGCGACCCCCTTCACCCCGGGTCAGTTCCCGAACAACGTGGACCGGACCCGTCGCCGCAACGCTCAGCGGCAGGACATCCCGCCCGGCGCCGTCGCCACCAACGGCGTGGACAACTCGGCCTTCGCCTACCCGCTGGTCGGGTTCGGCGAGAGCACCTTCCGGGTCAACTCCGCCGACCCCGGTCTCGTCTCCCCCGTCACTGGCGAACTGCTCGTGCCTGGCCTGAACGGCTCTGGGACGAACACGATCAACGGAGGGGCCGTGACCAACGACTTTGCCTTCGGCCTGATCTCCAACTCGATCCGCGTCGGCACGGTGCCCGGCGAGGACGGCGTGCAGGGCGGGAGCAGCGACTTCGTCTGGAACCTCGAGTAG
- a CDS encoding DUF1559 domain-containing protein: MLTHCRDCTSTNRAARRGFTLIELLVVIAIIAILVSLLLPAVQQAREAARRAQCQNNLKQLGLALHNYHSTYKTFPAARYNATSYTGGSNQRRHSGLIPLAPFLDQTALWNQISKPMDTNADGNVDFPAMGPRDTWDDGGSNYPPYKTQINSLLCPSDDEEPVNRGDTNYCFSYGDNGEGNGDEGNRASHRGAFAFGEWNGLRSLRDGTTSTILMSELGRSNVRTALRLLTHAVQPASDPAAIFADPVVSCLNAVEDPNQPGFYGSGFGSIRPRGCSWVDGVPEVTGFNTILPPNSASCMESGNHENGSVVSAGSYHTGGVQVVMGDGSVAFISETINSVTAGRASAANVVKARSPYGVWGALGSRDGGETPEGY; encoded by the coding sequence ATGTTGACCCACTGTCGCGATTGTACGTCGACGAATCGGGCCGCCAGGCGCGGGTTCACGCTCATCGAACTGCTGGTGGTCATAGCGATCATCGCCATCCTGGTCAGTCTGTTGCTCCCCGCGGTCCAGCAGGCTCGCGAAGCCGCCCGCCGGGCGCAGTGCCAGAACAATTTGAAGCAACTTGGCCTGGCGCTGCACAACTATCATAGCACGTACAAGACCTTTCCCGCCGCGCGTTACAATGCGACGAGCTACACCGGCGGCTCGAACCAGCGTCGGCATTCCGGGCTGATCCCGCTCGCGCCGTTCCTGGACCAGACGGCGTTGTGGAATCAGATCAGCAAGCCCATGGATACGAACGCCGACGGCAACGTCGATTTCCCCGCGATGGGCCCCCGCGACACCTGGGACGACGGCGGTTCGAACTATCCGCCTTATAAAACCCAGATCAACAGCCTGCTGTGCCCGTCCGACGACGAGGAGCCCGTCAATCGGGGGGACACGAACTATTGCTTCTCGTACGGGGACAACGGCGAGGGGAACGGGGACGAGGGGAATCGGGCGTCGCACCGGGGGGCCTTCGCGTTCGGCGAGTGGAACGGCCTGCGGAGCCTGCGCGACGGGACGACCTCGACCATCCTGATGTCCGAGCTCGGACGGTCCAACGTCCGGACGGCGCTGCGGCTCCTCACCCACGCCGTGCAACCCGCGAGCGACCCCGCCGCGATCTTCGCCGATCCGGTCGTCTCCTGTCTGAACGCCGTCGAAGACCCGAATCAGCCGGGGTTTTACGGGAGCGGGTTCGGTTCGATCCGCCCTCGCGGCTGCTCCTGGGTGGACGGGGTGCCGGAAGTGACCGGATTTAATACGATTCTCCCCCCCAACTCCGCGAGCTGCATGGAAAGCGGCAACCACGAGAACGGGTCCGTCGTCTCCGCGGGCAGTTACCACACCGGCGGGGTGCAGGTCGTCATGGGGGACGGCAGCGTCGCGTTCATCTCCGAGACGATCAACTCCGTCACGGCCGGCCGCGCCTCCGCCGCGAACGTCGTGAAGGCCCGCAGCCCCTACGGCGTTTGGGGCGCCCTGGGCAGCCGGGACGGCGGCGAGACGCCCGAGGGGTACTGA